The segment GCTGGCGAGCGCCGTCAGCAGGTACGGCAGGATGAGCAGCATTAGCAGGAGGTCGGCGTCGACCGCGATCCACTTACCCCAAACCAGAACGATCAAGACCGCGGTGGTGAGGGTCGGTACCGCCGCGGCCGCCATGGTCAAGCGGCTTGGTGCACCCGCCAGCGCGTCCCGATTGGTAACAATGACGGCGGAGATGCCGAGCGCCAGCGCCATTGCCGGCGGAGTTATCCCAGTGTTAAGGCAGACCCATGTCAGTACCGCGACGGAGGCCATCTTCAAGCCCCAAATACCACTACGGAACTGGGACTCAGACAACTGCACTGCCAAGTTGGCTGTCAACGATAGCGCCGCGAGGAAGGCAGAGAAAAACAGCAAGTCGCGCGACCCGGTGCTGTGGACGACAAACGCGTACAACAGCGTTGAGTTGAAGAAGAGCATCGCTTGATAAGCGACCCTGGCCTTGATGGTCATTCAATCAAACGGCGTGACTGGACGCGGGGGCGTGATGTTCCCGCGAGCGGCGCAGGGCGGCGACGGTAAGTGTTGCGGCGGCGGTGATCAGGCCGGCAAAGAAACCTGCGATGGTCAACTGCAAGCGCTTCGGACGACTCTTCTTCTCCGGCGGCGTTGCGGCATCAACGACCTGAATGAATGTCCCGTCCCGAGCCTCGTCCATCCGCGATAGTTCGTACTGCCGCGCATAGATTTCAAACAGCGACTCTTGGTACTTGTACTCGCGATAGGCTGTTGTGTAGTTCTGGCCTTGCCCATTCTCATCGGGAGATTCAATGCGGGCCAACTCGCGGCGCAGACTGTCAATAGCTGCGGTCAGTTGCTGCACTTCAGGCGAAGCGTCGGTCCGAGAGCGTCGAAGAGCTCCCAGTTTCACTTCATTCGCGGTGAGCTCAGCCTTGGTTCGTGCATAGCTCTCTGCCGCAGCCTTGGGCTCGCTACGTAAGTTTGCAGCGCGGAAGCCAGTGTCTTGCAACTCAGCCTGCGCCTTGTTCAACGCAGTGCGCGTTGTGCTGAGTTGTTGCTCAAAGAAGATGCGGCGCTGCTTGGCTTCCGTTAACGCCAAGCCATTGCTGAGCTCACGGAGTTCCTCGATGTAGACGTTGGCCATCTCCGCGGCACGCGTAGGCGAAACATCATCGACTTCCACCACAATCAAATTGTCCTTCTTGCCCGCCGTGATCCGGACGTTTTTATCCAATTCGCGTCGCGCGTCGACTTGGAACCTCTCGTCATAGATTTCCATCAGCTCGAATCGCTTGATGATTCGATCACTGATCGTTTGGCTCTGCATTAGCGCCACATACTGATCAGCTGGACTCTTGATCCCCGTTGCTGCGCCTGCGATAGAGCCAAGCGAACCCAGGGAAGCAAGCGCAGCCATCGCTGAGTTTTGCTGCTGCTGGGGGCTGACAAAGCTAGCCCGCGCTGTGAATACTGGTTTCACAAGGAAAGTTGCTCCATAGGTCAGCAATGCCCCGACAACAGCTGCGCCTGCGAGAAGCTTCCACCTAGGAGTCAGGAATTCAAGGAGGTCCATCAAGCCAGAGGGCTCTGTACCAGCAGCAGCCTCGGACCGATCAAATGTCTGAGTGGTGTTGTTCACTTTGGATACCGTCAGTTTTTGATCGTTTTCAGCGCAGCCGCACCCAGACCAAACTGATACAGGATCTGCGTCCATTCCTTGGCCGACTGCATGAATGTGGTCTTGTTCATCTCTTCGGGCACAAAGACGGTGTCGCCGGGCAGGGCGGCCACATTGCTGAGCGCGCTGCCGAAGTTGACCCAGCCGCCGCTGGTTTGCTGGGCGCTGATCACGCTGCCGTTGGCGCGCAGCACAAAGGTGCTGCTGGTGTCGGCGCCACGGGTTGGGCCGCCGGCCAGGCGCAGGGCGTCATCCACCGAGCTGCCGTTCTTCCAGAGGAAGCTGCCGTTATTGAACACGCTCCCGAACACGCCCACGGTGGTGGGGCGCGGAGGGATCAGGATGCGGTCGCCTTCCTCCAATGTCAGATCCGGGAGCGTGCTGGTATCCGAGGCGAGTTGCAGCACGACACGGCCCGTGGGTTTGACGGCCTTGAGGCGCTCGATCAGGCGCGTTGTACTCGCGGCGCGTGCTGCCTGTGCGGTGCTCTCATCGGCGGTCAGTGCGCGCTGGGTGCTGGCGGCACGGGCGAATTCGGTCTCGAGATCGCGCAAGGCTCGATCGTAGTTTTCCTGCTGCTTGACCCGCACGCTCTCGCGCGAGAACTCGGTGCCGAAGACGAAAGCCAGCGGCGTCATGCCACCGGCGGCATGAATGGCTTCATTGATGGTGCTGTTCGGGCCCAGTACATACTCGCCCGGGCGCTGAACCTCACCTTCCACGCGCACGCGCTTGTACTGCTTGTGCTGGGGCAGGGTGGCGGCCACGCTGCTGAAGGCGCGGATAATATCGCCGTTACTCAGGGGTTGGATGGCGCCGGCCGGCAAGCTCAGCTCGGTGACGCGGCGATCATTGCGGTCATTGAGGCGCTCGATAGAGAGGCGGCTGCGGTCGGCCACGGGGTTGAAGCCGCCGGCCATGTTCAGTGCGTCCTCGATGGTTTCGCCGGGCTTGAGCTCGGCGATTACCGGTTTGTTGATGCTGCCCAGCACGGCCAGTTGCGCACCCACGGGGCCGATATGCACCACGTCCTCGGACTGCAGGGGTAGGTCGGCGGCGCGATTGCCCTTCAACAGCAGGTCGTAGAGGTCGAACTTGACGGCCGGCTTGCCGGCGCGGCGCAGCTCGATCTGACGGAAGCTGCCGGCGGCAGAGGGGCCGCCCGCCTGCATCAGGGCGCTCACAATCGTGGACAGGCTGCTGATGTTGTAGCTGCCAGGGCGTTGGGCGAAGCCGGTCACGTAGACACGGATGCCTCGCAAACGGCCTAGCGAAGCGCTAACCTGGAAATTCTTGAAAACCTGGCCAACACGGCGGCTGATGGCGTCATTGAGCTCTGCATAGCGCAGACCGGCGACCAGCACCGGGCCGACGCGCGGTACGGCGATGCGCCCGGCGTTGTCTACCGTCAGGCGCAGATCACCATCCACCGAGCCCCAGAGGGTCAGCTGGATCTCGTCGCCGATGCCGATTACATAGTCCAGAGGCACTTGACGCGGGGCCTCGGCACCTCGCTCGTCTCCTGTAGCCGGCACCATAAGTTCGGCACCCAGGCGCTTCACCATCAGTTCGCGCTCTGACTCGCGCTCCTTCTCCCGGACTTGCCCGTTGGGCAGCGTGATAAAGCTCGACTCTGCACCGTCGTCTGGCAGCGGCTTCCAGCCCAGCAACTTGTTCACATAGATCTCGAATTCGCCCGGCTTGTAGGCTTGGGGCTTGCGCTCACGATTGGCCGTCTGCCCCGTCGTGTTG is part of the Shinella sp. XGS7 genome and harbors:
- a CDS encoding Wzz/FepE/Etk N-terminal domain-containing protein — protein: MDLLEFLTPRWKLLAGAAVVGALLTYGATFLVKPVFTARASFVSPQQQQNSAMAALASLGSLGSIAGAATGIKSPADQYVALMQSQTISDRIIKRFELMEIYDERFQVDARRELDKNVRITAGKKDNLIVVEVDDVSPTRAAEMANVYIEELRELSNGLALTEAKQRRIFFEQQLSTTRTALNKAQAELQDTGFRAANLRSEPKAAAESYARTKAELTANEVKLGALRRSRTDASPEVQQLTAAIDSLRRELARIESPDENGQGQNYTTAYREYKYQESLFEIYARQYELSRMDEARDGTFIQVVDAATPPEKKSRPKRLQLTIAGFFAGLITAAATLTVAALRRSREHHAPASSHAV
- a CDS encoding SLBB domain-containing protein, yielding MNVRAPRVALALRPVVVALLTCVSLSLVSPIAWAAEQYGSSDTNDSSVGPVRLGNTRNQSTDNQSARDNTTGQTANRERKPQAYKPGEFEIYVNKLLGWKPLPDDGAESSFITLPNGQVREKERESERELMVKRLGAELMVPATGDERGAEAPRQVPLDYVIGIGDEIQLTLWGSVDGDLRLTVDNAGRIAVPRVGPVLVAGLRYAELNDAISRRVGQVFKNFQVSASLGRLRGIRVYVTGFAQRPGSYNISSLSTIVSALMQAGGPSAAGSFRQIELRRAGKPAVKFDLYDLLLKGNRAADLPLQSEDVVHIGPVGAQLAVLGSINKPVIAELKPGETIEDALNMAGGFNPVADRSRLSIERLNDRNDRRVTELSLPAGAIQPLSNGDIIRAFSSVAATLPQHKQYKRVRVEGEVQRPGEYVLGPNSTINEAIHAAGGMTPLAFVFGTEFSRESVRVKQQENYDRALRDLETEFARAASTQRALTADESTAQAARAASTTRLIERLKAVKPTGRVVLQLASDTSTLPDLTLEEGDRILIPPRPTTVGVFGSVFNNGSFLWKNGSSVDDALRLAGGPTRGADTSSTFVLRANGSVISAQQTSGGWVNFGSALSNVAALPGDTVFVPEEMNKTTFMQSAKEWTQILYQFGLGAAALKTIKN